ATACTGCCCGGTCAGTTGTCCGGTTGAAAGAACATGAAACGGTGAGTGTCACGCTTTATCTATAATCTTAAGGGATTACTTAAGGTATTCAATTACAGCTTGTTTCAGTAATAAATCCTGCTCTTTTAAAGTTAAAGGCGGGAGTTTTTTTACCAATTTCCAATGCGGCCAGCCATCCTGGTCGAGACCTTCCAGCTCATAATATCCAAATTGACTCATTAAGCGGCAAACTGCAATGTGCATCAGGTCCTGCTTTTCGTCTTTAGAATATTTCATCGGACCTTTTCCCAGCTCCTGAATTCCGATCAGAAAAAGTATCGTCTGAAGATCCGGTTCTTCCCCGTAAGTATTGGCAAGTGACTGAGTTAATTTCTCCCAGTCCTGCTTTAGGTTTTGTAAATCAATAGCATCCATTTGCAACAAAGGTATTCAGAATTTTGTGGGATTGCTACCTTTGCGGCCCATCGAATTATTTTAAATCGTGCCGCACATCAGCTTCTTTCGGATTCCCTTCGTTTTACTTTTGTTTTTTTCTGTAACTGTTAAGGGTCAGATAAAAACGGGTCGTCCAGTTGACATAGTTATAGCAATGGATCTGAGTAGTAGTTCAAACGGCCTGATCGATCATCTTCGAAATCATATCTGGGATTATTGGTACACTCTTTCAAATTGTAATCCTCAACCAAATTACAGGATTGCTGTAGTTACATATGCACGGTTCAGTTATGGGAAACAAAATGGCTATACCCGGATTGTAAAAGATCTAAGTACAGATTTTGAAAAACTAAGTAGTCTGTTATATAAAATTCCTTCACGAATTGAAAAAGGTGATCAATATGTTGGAGCAACATTGAATACTTGTCTGAAAAAAATTTCGTGGTCGAAAGATCCTGAAGCAATTAAAATGATTTTTCTTGTTGGAAATGGTGATGTAACAACCGGAACAATAGACATCGATGAAACGGTAGATAAATTAGTGGCGAATAATATTATTGTGAACACAGTTTATTGCACTGTTCCCGGAGAAAAGAAAGCCATCAAAGGCTGGGAAAGAATTGCGCTGAAAGGAAAAGGAAAGATTTCAAGTATGTCAATAAGAAATAAATATTTCGACAGATTGAATGGATTTGACATGGCTAAGTTTCGTGCACTGAATAAAAAATTTAATAAGACATATCTGTGGTATGGTCCGGAGGGAAAAGCGCGATTCAATAGAATGGTAGAAGTTGATAACAAAGCATACATTACTAACACAGAAGGTTTCAGGTATAGAATTTTACATAAAATATCTGACGACTATCAACGTACTAATAATAGTTGGGACCTTGTCGATCTTTATTCTAGGAATCCGTTAGATTTTATTAAGGTTGACAGAAAAACAATGATCGACACTTGCCGCAAAATGAATAATGATCAATTGAAAGCGTTTATTATCTTTAAAAAATATGAGCGAAAAAAAATTGGTGCTATGATGGCTGAAATGATAATTAATAAAGAACTAAAAGATAAAGAAGAAGGACAAATAGTAAATAAAACGATGCCAACTCTAGATATCGTCACACTGAATGCGATCCGTGATGTTTTAAGAGAAGAGTCGTGTGAATGTCCAAAACACTAAAAGAAAATGTCAACTTGGAATAAATGGATCTTCGGTGGATTAGGTTGGGCAGTAGGTGGTCCGATTGGTGGAATCCTTGGCTTTGCACTTGGATCGATCACAGAAGAAAGTAGTATTAAATTAAATTCCGGAAATCAGAATCAACCACCCGGATTTTTACCGAATGATTTCAGTGCTGCTTTGCTTGTGCTGTGTGCAGCAGTTATGAAAGCAGATCAACGGATCCTGAAATCTGAATTGGATTTCGTAAGGAATTTTTTTAGTCGTCAGTTTGGTGAAGCACACACTCAGCAACGGATGCTTCTCTTCCGTGAGATCCTGAAGCAGGAAATTCAGATCGGACAAGTGTGTCAGCAGATCAGACAATTTGTTGATCCACCATCAAGACTAGAATTGATACATTTATTGTTCGGACTTGCGTCAACTGATGGTGGAGTAGGACAAGAGGAGTTAAATGTGATCAGCCAGATCAGTCATCTTATCGGAGTTTCGCAAGGAGATTTCAATAGTATTAAAGCGATGTTCATTGTTGAAGCAGATTCGTCTTACAAAATTCTTGAAGTTGAAAAAACTGCAACGAATGATGAAGTGAAAAAAGCGTACAGAAAAATGGCAGTGAAATATCACCCTGATAAAGTACATCACCTTGGTCCCGAATATCAGAAAGATGCGCAGGAGAAGTTTAAGAAGATCAATGAGGCGTATGAGAAGGTGAAGAAGGAGCGGGGGATTATATAATGCAGTTTGAGTTTGTGGTGTGTGGTGTGGCGTACCTACACACTTCACACTACAAACTCAAACTCCACACTTATAAAAAACATTTCCTCATAATTCAGTTTGAGTTTGTTGTGTGTAGTGTGGCGTACCTGCAAACTACACATCACAAACTCAAACTACACTAATAAAAAATTTCTGAAAAAAATGCAGTCTCCTCGACATCATCATTCTTATCCTTCTCGCCTTCGGTGCCATTCGTGGCTTCATGAAAGGATTTATCTATGAAGTTGCCATGTTAGGTGCATTGGTGTTATGTTATTTTCTCGGATTCAAAATGGCAGCTGCTGTTGCTGAATTTTTATTCAATACGTTTGGCGGCTCTCCTGATACGCTGCGTTACGTGTCTTACATGATTGTATGGATAGGAGTGAGCATTGGTGCATGGTTTCTTGCTAAACTTTTTGAAAGTCTTGTCAACATCACTGCACTTGGAATCTTCAACAAAATCGCCGGCGCAATTTTCGGAATTTTAAAATATGCATTTCTGATAGGACTGTTTTTGTATTTCTTCAACAAAGCGGATGCAAAATTTAAATGGCTGGATACTGATAAAAAGGCGGAATCGATTTTTTATTATCCGTTGTTGAAAGTTGGATCTATAGTTTTGAAGAATAAATGATTTGATATGTGAAACAAATCTCGAGTGCAGCGAGATCTGCAGGAAATATTTTTACGTGACGAGGATTATAAATCCACAGTGCGAATAAAAATGAGTAAAAATCCTTCGTAGCGGGAAATCCTTCGCGAGGTTGGTTAATAAGTAAATTGTAAAATGAGTTAGTAGTCGAAAAAATATTCTTCCTTTGAATAAAATAATAATTTCGCATGAAAACAATTTTATCGATAGTTGCATTTTTCGCCGGAGTGCTATTCTCATATGCCCAACACATTGAGAAGAAAATATTTTTTGTAAGCACAAATGCAGGACATATAAACTGGAGCAGAGGTACTGCCGGAACAACGCTTAAGGATGGCGGCTTTTGCATTGGCGGATTAACGGAATTCGAATTTCCTGATGGATCGCAGACTCCCGAAATCAAAGAACAGAATTTTGTGTTTAAAATTGACTCACTATACAATGTTGTTTGGATAGACACCAGCCAAATAATGGATACTGAAAATAAGAATTACAAAGTTTACTCTGTTTTTCAAACGTCGGATTCAGGAATAATTGCAGATAAAATTGTTCGGGTTGGTGGCGTAGTTGATCCAAGTGAATTATTCAAATTTGAAAATGACGGAGCATTAATTTGGAACAAACCTCTTTCAGATTCAAATTATTATTCAGGATTAAAAATTACTAGTGGTGAAATGGTGAATGATACTTTACTTTATTCTGCATTGCATGTTTCGCCTTTAACATTTAATTCTTTCCACCCCATTTTACTTATTCTTAATTCCAATGGAGACACAATTTCAATAAAAGATTCCGTAGATCTTAGATGTCAG
This window of the Bacteroidota bacterium genome carries:
- a CDS encoding CvpA family protein yields the protein MIILILLAFGAIRGFMKGFIYEVAMLGALVLCYFLGFKMAAAVAEFLFNTFGGSPDTLRYVSYMIVWIGVSIGAWFLAKLFESLVNITALGIFNKIAGAIFGILKYAFLIGLFLYFFNKADAKFKWLDTDKKAESIFYYPLLKVGSIVLKNK
- a CDS encoding TerB family tellurite resistance protein; the encoded protein is MSTWNKWIFGGLGWAVGGPIGGILGFALGSITEESSIKLNSGNQNQPPGFLPNDFSAALLVLCAAVMKADQRILKSELDFVRNFFSRQFGEAHTQQRMLLFREILKQEIQIGQVCQQIRQFVDPPSRLELIHLLFGLASTDGGVGQEELNVISQISHLIGVSQGDFNSIKAMFIVEADSSYKILEVEKTATNDEVKKAYRKMAVKYHPDKVHHLGPEYQKDAQEKFKKINEAYEKVKKERGII
- a CDS encoding VWA domain-containing protein; translation: MPHISFFRIPFVLLLFFSVTVKGQIKTGRPVDIVIAMDLSSSSNGLIDHLRNHIWDYWYTLSNCNPQPNYRIAVVTYARFSYGKQNGYTRIVKDLSTDFEKLSSLLYKIPSRIEKGDQYVGATLNTCLKKISWSKDPEAIKMIFLVGNGDVTTGTIDIDETVDKLVANNIIVNTVYCTVPGEKKAIKGWERIALKGKGKISSMSIRNKYFDRLNGFDMAKFRALNKKFNKTYLWYGPEGKARFNRMVEVDNKAYITNTEGFRYRILHKISDDYQRTNNSWDLVDLYSRNPLDFIKVDRKTMIDTCRKMNNDQLKAFIIFKKYERKKIGAMMAEMIINKELKDKEEGQIVNKTMPTLDIVTLNAIRDVLREESCECPKH